In Dioscorea cayenensis subsp. rotundata cultivar TDr96_F1 chromosome 11, TDr96_F1_v2_PseudoChromosome.rev07_lg8_w22 25.fasta, whole genome shotgun sequence, a single genomic region encodes these proteins:
- the LOC120271710 gene encoding uncharacterized protein LOC120271710, translated as MSRGKSPGPDGFNVEFYLFYWNILGDHIFKAIAHVFDTAKIPNSWGKTFVFLIPKIEHPQKVSDFHPISLCNVCYKIISKILAARLKIVLPKLIGPEQTGFLAGRSTVDNILAVQEIVHSMEIDKSSPPRMLLKIDIEKAFDTINWNLILATLQRMCFPDIWIKWIESCLTSTSFSFFINGRPSRWMASSRGVRQGDSISPLLFILASQNLSAILNHALYINFIPGFDARLTRNINHLMFTDDLIIISKASRQSARNILFCLNLYATISGQNPNLNKSAFFLPIYYFSIFHLPDSILDSISKFAHRFLWGRHGRGQSFHSIGWHVSTLSKSKGGLGLCNLRRARTALMAKHAFSIANNSDKIWVSIFLHKYPNWRIWNNCSQSSVSSLHKAISKTMFVLKPNFHLATCNPNLVNVWEDPWILDLPLKYKPTFINMNVTDTLAVTSFISEGTYNLNACSELFGGNLSRVVLNDSIFDTNASNDWVWRPISSKATTVATVYDFVNSGGTSHLNWTGWQAIWKLMVVPRVKVFMWKLAHGKLPTAAYLFNLNIGPASLCHFCNIHPENSTHLFWECRNSGTWITCNLHCNTSCDFAKAFLASVAYHIWTARCNFIFRQISANFNLIPSKVWTATHDYFSAHDLIHKHISILSRPAQLSISVSTDAAWDPHSGTAGVSCASSLEAELLAIQFALDHCSNFGWTPSNLYTNCCFAIQLLQNFNNIITWRNSAIIHSINHIAPDGLNSIFDHIDRDFNSFADRLALFGSSNPQVFLAIFSCFLSALVAPFAKRITMLEGGSKGGVPDKKKPRLEDSAASAKRSLDFMGDQQGFYEKDKAE; from the exons ATGTCGCGTGGAAAATCTCCGGGTCCGGATGGctttaatgttgaattttatctcttttactGGAATATTTTGGGAGATCACATTTTTAAAGCCATTGCTCATGTTTTTGACACTGCTAAAATTCCTAATTCTTGGGGTAaaacatttgtttttcttattccAAAAATTGAGCATCCTCAAAAAGTTTCTGACTTTCACCCTATATCTCTctgcaatgtttgttataaaattatctctaaaattCTTGCGGCTAGACTCAAAATTGTTCTCCCCAAATTAATTGGCCCTGAGCAGACGGGTTTTCTTGCGGGTAGATCTACCGTTGACAATATCCTTGCTGTTCAGGAGATTGTTCATTCCATGGAAATTGACAAATCTAGCCCCCCTAGGATGCTTTTAAAGATAGACATTGAGAAGGCCTTTGATACTATTAATTGGAACCTGATTCTTGCAACCCTCCAAAGAATGTGCTTTCCCGATATTTGGATTAAATGGATTGAGTCTTGTCTTACCTccacctccttttctttttttatcaatgGTCGGCCTTCTAGATGGATGGCTAGTTCTCGGGGTGTTCGTCAGGGTGACTCcatttcccctcttctctttaTCCTAGCTTCTCAAAATCTTTCTGCAATTCTCAACCATGCTCTCTATATTAACTTCATCCCTGGGTTTGATGCTCGGCTCACGCGGAACATCAACCATCTCATGTTTACCGATGATCTTATCATAATCTCTAAGGCTTCTAGGCAATCTGCTAGAAACATCCTTTTTTGCCTAAACTTGTATGCTACTATTTCTGGCCAGAATCCCAACCTTAACAAATCAGCTTTTTTCCTACCCA TCTActatttttccattttccatCTTCCGGACTCAATTCTGGACTCCATTTCCAAGTTTGCTCACAGATTTCTTTGGGGTAGGCATGGCAGGGGTCAGAGTTTCCATTCTATTGGTTGGCATGTTTCTACTCTTTCTAAATCTAAGGGGGGTTTAGGTCTGTGCAATCTTAGACGCGCTCGTACTGCTCTCATGGCCAAACATGCTTTTTCTATCGCCAACAATTCTGATAAAATTTGGGTTTCAATCTTTCTTCATAAGTATCCAAATTGGCGCATTTGGAACAACTGTTCTCAATCTTCTGTCTCCAGTTTGCACAAAGCTATTTCAAAAACAATGTTTGTCCTTAAACCTAACTTTCATCTTGCTACTTGTAATCCAAATCTTGTTAATGTTTGGGAGGATCCTTGGATTCTGGATCTCCCTCTCAAATACAAGCCTACCTTTATCAATATGAATGTCACTGATACCCTTGCAGTCACTTCTTTTATCTCTGAGGGTACTTATAATTTAAATGCTTGTTCTGAGCTTTTCGGTGGCAACCTGAGCAGAGTTGTGCTTAATGATTCCATTTTTGACACCAACGCTTCTAATGATTGGGTCTGGCGACCCATTTCATCCAAAGCCACTACTGTGGCTACTGTATATGATTTTGTTAATTCTGGGGGGACTTCTCACTTGAATTGGACTGGGTGGCAAGCCATTTGGAAATTGATGGTTGTCCCACGTGTAAAGGTTTTCATGTGGAAGCTTGCTCATGGGAAGCTTCCTACTGCCGCTTATCTCTTTAATCTTAACATTGGACCTGCCTCTCTTTGCCACTTTTGTAATATTCATCCTGAAAACTCTACTCACCTATTCTGGGAATGCAGGAATTCT GGCACTTGGATTACTTGCAACTTGCATTGTAACACCAGCTGTGATTTTGCCAAAGCTTTCCTTGCATCTGTGGCTTATCACATTTGGACTGCTAGATGCAATTTTATCTTTAGGCAAATATCGGCAAACTTCAACTTGATCCCTTCCAAAGTTTGGACAGCTACCCATGACTACTTCTCTGCTCATGACCTTATTCATAAACATATCTCTATATTATCCAGGCCTGCCCAGCTCTCCATTTCTGTCTCAACTGATGCGGCTTGGGATCCTCATTCAG GAACTGCTGGTGTTTCATGTGCATCTTCCCTTGAAGCTGAATTACTCGCTATTCAATTTGCCCTGGATCACTGCTCTAACTTTGGCTGGACTCCTTCAAATCTCTACACTAACTGTTGTTTTGCCATTCAACTTCTTCAGAATTTCAACAACATCATTACTTGGAGAAACTCCGCGATCATTCACTCCATCAACCACATTGCGCCTGATGGCTTGAATTCTATTTTTGATCATATCGATCGTGATTTCAATTCCTTTGCTGATCGACTTGCTCTCTTTGGCAGCTCAAATCCACAAGTCTTTCTAgctattttttcttgttttttatcaGCTCTTGTAGCTCCTTTTGCAAAAAGGATAACCATGCTTGAAGGAGGGAGTAAAGGTGGAG TACCAGACAAAAAGAAGCCCAGATTGGAGGATTCAGCTGCGTCTGCTAAACGCAGTTTGGACTTCATGGGTGACCAACAAGGATTCTACGAAAAAGACAAAGCTGAGTAG
- the LOC120271824 gene encoding vacuolar protein sorting-associated protein 52 A-like isoform X4, with translation MNKILSAHFRAYIQAMGKLQLDIATSSDLIGVETKSTGLSLGGREPLKNGSAVFALGGRINILKEIDQPALIPHTAEENSQRYPYEVLFRSLHKLLMDTAASEYLFCGDFFGEEFIFYDIFAGPFAVLYEHFNMVLPNCYDALGLMLMIRIVHEHQMVMFRQRIPCLDSYLDKHYAEFIASLDVESLVNIDDQHGDGQLDLILGRLQMAIDDLLIKLAKTFTKPKLQATFLINNYDMTTAVLKKAGLKCERTMTHCMHLAYSNGQIFVEEMLLEHFNDLIKFVESQDSEESSSSAEKPLPTDLEPLVRDFLSRWKAAIKLMYEDVITTFSDSLCRKMILTLAHIQLTSYYKRFRECARRIEGSFNGSFNRDMFPVPYIFYEFKRYLKTL, from the exons ATGAACAAG ATTTTAAGTGCTCATTTTCGCGCATACATACAAGCAATGGGGAAATTACAGCTGGATATAGCAACTTCAAGTGATTTGATTGGAGTCGAGACCAAGAGCACAGGACTCTCCTTAGGAGGAAGAGAACCTTTGAAGAATGGTTCAGCTGTTTTTGCATTGGGTGGTAGGATTAATATTCTAAAG GAAATTGATCAGCCGGCATTGATCCCACATACAGCTGAAGAGAATTCTCAAAGATATCCATATGAAGTTTTGTTTAGGAGCTTGCACAAGCTTCTGATGGATACTGCTGCTTCTGA ATATCTGTTTTGTGGTGATTTCTTTGGAGAAGAATTTATATTCTATGATATCTTTGCAG gacCATTTGCTGTTCTCTATGAACATTTCAATATGGTACTTCCAAATTGTTATGATGCCCTTGGTTTGATGCTAATGATACGCATAGTTCATGAGCACCAG ATGGTCATGTTCAGGCAGCGAATTCCATGCTTGGATTCATACCTCGACAAG CACTATGCTGAATTCATAGCATCCCTTGACGTAGAATCCCTTGTCAACATCGATGATCAACATGGAGATGGTCAG CTTGATTTGATCCTTGGAAGATTACAAATGGCAATTGATGACCTGCTCATTAAGCTTGCCAAAACTTTCACAAAGCCAAAGTTGCAAGCCACATTCCTGATAAACAACTATGATATGACAACTGCTGTACTGAAG AAAGCAGGTTTAAAATGTGAAAGAACAATGACTCACTGTATGCATCTGGCATATAGCAACGGACAAATCTTTGTC GAAGAAATGCTGCTTGAGCATTTCAACGATCTAATCAAATTTGTGGAGTCACAAGACT CCGAAGAATCAAGCTCCAGTGCAGAGAAGCCTTTGCCTACTGATCTTGAACCGCTGGTGAGGGATTTTCTGAGCAGATGGAAAGCTGCTATAAAGTTGATGTACGAGGATGTCATCACAACTTTCAGCGACAGTTTGTGTAGAAAGATGATCCTGACTCTGGCTCACATTCAACTGACATCATATTACAAAAGGTTCAGAGAGTGTGCTAGGAGAATCGAAGGCTCCTTCAATGGTTCTTTTAACAGGGATATGTTTCCAGTACCTTACATATTTTATGAATTTAAGAGATATTTGAAGACCCTCTAG
- the LOC120271709 gene encoding putative B3 domain-containing protein Os04g0676650, translated as EPIVCSSVEGSDYGEGNNHSLIRILQKELTNSDVSNVGRIVLPKKEAEANLPQLGEKAVMVLHMKDFVFPHTWSFKYRYWPNNKSRMYVLETTGDFVRAHGLRTGDFFVIYKNIETGNYLVMGEKELPIPRHINEVLINLNCQKDNNGEYSKNGEDKRSGKQQRNEEKCANLDCKTDLLITKVRRGGIF; from the exons GAACCAATTGTTTGCTCTTCAGTTGAAGGGTCTGATTAT GGTGAAGGGAACAACCATAGTCTTATAAGAATTCTACAAAAAGAGTTGACAAACAGTGATGTGAGCAATGTCGGAAGAATTGTTCTTCCAAAG AAAGAAGCCGAAGCTAATTTACCTCAATTAGGCGAAAAGGCAGTCATGGTTCTTCATATGAAGGACTTCGTATTCCCACATACATGGAGTTTTAAGTACAG GTACTGGCCAAACAACAAAAGCAGAATGTATGTTTTGGAAACTACAG gTGATTTTGTTCGAGCTCATGGGCTTCGCACCGGAGACTTCTTTGTTATCTACAAAAACATAGAAACCGGAAATTAT CTTGTGATGGGAGAAAAAGAGCTTCCAATACCAAGACATATAAATGAAGTTCTCATCAACTTAAATTGTCAGAAAGACAATAATGGAGAATACAGTAAAAATGGAGAAGATAAAAGAAGTGGCAAACAACAGCGAAACGAAGAAAAATGTGCAAATTTGGACTGCAAAACTGATTTATTAATCACCAAAGTCAGAAGAGGAGGCATTTTTTAA
- the LOC120271824 gene encoding vacuolar protein sorting-associated protein 52 A-like isoform X5 produces the protein MVQLFLHWVEIDQPALIPHTAEENSQRYPYEVLFRSLHKLLMDTAASEYLFCGDFFGEEFIFYDIFAGPFAVLYEHFNMVLPNCYDALGLMLMIRIVHEHQMVMFRQRIPCLDSYLDKVNTSLWFRFKLVLGMHLDSLRNGNIRILLEDDVHPHYVMQHYAEFIASLDVESLVNIDDQHGDGQLDLILGRLQMAIDDLLIKLAKTFTKPKLQATFLINNYDMTTAVLKKAGLKCERTMTHCMHLAYSNGQIFVEEMLLEHFNDLIKFVESQDSEESSSSAEKPLPTDLEPLVRDFLSRWKAAIKLMYEDVITTFSDSLCRKMILTLAHIQLTSYYKRFRECARRIEGSFNGSFNRDMFPVPYIFYEFKRYLKTL, from the exons ATGGTTCAGCTGTTTTTGCATTGGGTG GAAATTGATCAGCCGGCATTGATCCCACATACAGCTGAAGAGAATTCTCAAAGATATCCATATGAAGTTTTGTTTAGGAGCTTGCACAAGCTTCTGATGGATACTGCTGCTTCTGA ATATCTGTTTTGTGGTGATTTCTTTGGAGAAGAATTTATATTCTATGATATCTTTGCAG gacCATTTGCTGTTCTCTATGAACATTTCAATATGGTACTTCCAAATTGTTATGATGCCCTTGGTTTGATGCTAATGATACGCATAGTTCATGAGCACCAG ATGGTCATGTTCAGGCAGCGAATTCCATGCTTGGATTCATACCTCGACAAG GTTAATACTTCTTTGTGGTTTCGTTTCAAATTGGTACTTGGTATGCATCTCGACAGTCTACGAAATGGCAACATAAGGATATTATTGGAAGATGACGTCCATCCTCACTATGTGATGCAGCACTATGCTGAATTCATAGCATCCCTTGACGTAGAATCCCTTGTCAACATCGATGATCAACATGGAGATGGTCAG CTTGATTTGATCCTTGGAAGATTACAAATGGCAATTGATGACCTGCTCATTAAGCTTGCCAAAACTTTCACAAAGCCAAAGTTGCAAGCCACATTCCTGATAAACAACTATGATATGACAACTGCTGTACTGAAG AAAGCAGGTTTAAAATGTGAAAGAACAATGACTCACTGTATGCATCTGGCATATAGCAACGGACAAATCTTTGTC GAAGAAATGCTGCTTGAGCATTTCAACGATCTAATCAAATTTGTGGAGTCACAAGACT CCGAAGAATCAAGCTCCAGTGCAGAGAAGCCTTTGCCTACTGATCTTGAACCGCTGGTGAGGGATTTTCTGAGCAGATGGAAAGCTGCTATAAAGTTGATGTACGAGGATGTCATCACAACTTTCAGCGACAGTTTGTGTAGAAAGATGATCCTGACTCTGGCTCACATTCAACTGACATCATATTACAAAAGGTTCAGAGAGTGTGCTAGGAGAATCGAAGGCTCCTTCAATGGTTCTTTTAACAGGGATATGTTTCCAGTACCTTACATATTTTATGAATTTAAGAGATATTTGAAGACCCTCTAG
- the LOC120271824 gene encoding vacuolar protein sorting-associated protein 52 A-like isoform X1, which produces MNKILSAHFRAYIQAMGKLQLDIATSSDLIGVETKSTGLSLGGREPLKNGSAVFALGGRINILKEIDQPALIPHTAEENSQRYPYEVLFRSLHKLLMDTAASEYLFCGDFFGEEFIFYDIFAGPFAVLYEHFNMVLPNCYDALGLMLMIRIVHEHQMVMFRQRIPCLDSYLDKVNTSLWFRFKLVLGMHLDSLRNGNIRILLEDDVHPHYVMQHYAEFIASLDVESLVNIDDQHGDGQLDLILGRLQMAIDDLLIKLAKTFTKPKLQATFLINNYDMTTAVLKKAGLKCERTMTHCMHLAYSNGQIFVEEMLLEHFNDLIKFVESQDSEESSSSAEKPLPTDLEPLVRDFLSRWKAAIKLMYEDVITTFSDSLCRKMILTLAHIQLTSYYKRFRECARRIEGSFNGSFNRDMFPVPYIFYEFKRYLKTL; this is translated from the exons ATGAACAAG ATTTTAAGTGCTCATTTTCGCGCATACATACAAGCAATGGGGAAATTACAGCTGGATATAGCAACTTCAAGTGATTTGATTGGAGTCGAGACCAAGAGCACAGGACTCTCCTTAGGAGGAAGAGAACCTTTGAAGAATGGTTCAGCTGTTTTTGCATTGGGTGGTAGGATTAATATTCTAAAG GAAATTGATCAGCCGGCATTGATCCCACATACAGCTGAAGAGAATTCTCAAAGATATCCATATGAAGTTTTGTTTAGGAGCTTGCACAAGCTTCTGATGGATACTGCTGCTTCTGA ATATCTGTTTTGTGGTGATTTCTTTGGAGAAGAATTTATATTCTATGATATCTTTGCAG gacCATTTGCTGTTCTCTATGAACATTTCAATATGGTACTTCCAAATTGTTATGATGCCCTTGGTTTGATGCTAATGATACGCATAGTTCATGAGCACCAG ATGGTCATGTTCAGGCAGCGAATTCCATGCTTGGATTCATACCTCGACAAG GTTAATACTTCTTTGTGGTTTCGTTTCAAATTGGTACTTGGTATGCATCTCGACAGTCTACGAAATGGCAACATAAGGATATTATTGGAAGATGACGTCCATCCTCACTATGTGATGCAGCACTATGCTGAATTCATAGCATCCCTTGACGTAGAATCCCTTGTCAACATCGATGATCAACATGGAGATGGTCAG CTTGATTTGATCCTTGGAAGATTACAAATGGCAATTGATGACCTGCTCATTAAGCTTGCCAAAACTTTCACAAAGCCAAAGTTGCAAGCCACATTCCTGATAAACAACTATGATATGACAACTGCTGTACTGAAG AAAGCAGGTTTAAAATGTGAAAGAACAATGACTCACTGTATGCATCTGGCATATAGCAACGGACAAATCTTTGTC GAAGAAATGCTGCTTGAGCATTTCAACGATCTAATCAAATTTGTGGAGTCACAAGACT CCGAAGAATCAAGCTCCAGTGCAGAGAAGCCTTTGCCTACTGATCTTGAACCGCTGGTGAGGGATTTTCTGAGCAGATGGAAAGCTGCTATAAAGTTGATGTACGAGGATGTCATCACAACTTTCAGCGACAGTTTGTGTAGAAAGATGATCCTGACTCTGGCTCACATTCAACTGACATCATATTACAAAAGGTTCAGAGAGTGTGCTAGGAGAATCGAAGGCTCCTTCAATGGTTCTTTTAACAGGGATATGTTTCCAGTACCTTACATATTTTATGAATTTAAGAGATATTTGAAGACCCTCTAG
- the LOC120271836 gene encoding DNA-directed RNA polymerases II, IV and V subunit 12 produces the protein MDPQPEPTSYICGDCGAENTLKPGDVIQCRECGYRILYKKRTRRVVQYEAR, from the exons ATGGATCCGCAGCCAGAGCCAACAAGTTACATTTGTGGAG ATTGCGGGGCTGAGAACACGCTGAAGCCGGGCGATGTGATCCAGTGCAGGGAGTGCGGGTATCGTATTCTCTACAAGAAGCGCACACGCAGAG TTGTTCAATACGAAGCTCGTTGA
- the LOC120271824 gene encoding vacuolar protein sorting-associated protein 52 A-like isoform X3, which yields MNKILSAHFRAYIQAMGKLQLDIATSSDLIGVETKSTGLSLGGREPLKNGSAVFALGGRINILKEIDQPALIPHTAEENSQRYPYEVLFRSLHKLLMDTAASEYLFCGDFFGEEFIFYDIFAGPFAVLYEHFNMVLPNCYDALGLMLMIRIVHEHQMVMFRQRIPCLDSYLDKVNTSLWFRFKLVLGMHLDSLRNGNIRILLEDDVHPHYVMQHYAEFIASLDVESLVNIDDQHGDGQLDLILGRLQMAIDDLLIKLAKTFTKPKLQATFLINNYDMTTAVLKEEMLLEHFNDLIKFVESQDSEESSSSAEKPLPTDLEPLVRDFLSRWKAAIKLMYEDVITTFSDSLCRKMILTLAHIQLTSYYKRFRECARRIEGSFNGSFNRDMFPVPYIFYEFKRYLKTL from the exons ATGAACAAG ATTTTAAGTGCTCATTTTCGCGCATACATACAAGCAATGGGGAAATTACAGCTGGATATAGCAACTTCAAGTGATTTGATTGGAGTCGAGACCAAGAGCACAGGACTCTCCTTAGGAGGAAGAGAACCTTTGAAGAATGGTTCAGCTGTTTTTGCATTGGGTGGTAGGATTAATATTCTAAAG GAAATTGATCAGCCGGCATTGATCCCACATACAGCTGAAGAGAATTCTCAAAGATATCCATATGAAGTTTTGTTTAGGAGCTTGCACAAGCTTCTGATGGATACTGCTGCTTCTGA ATATCTGTTTTGTGGTGATTTCTTTGGAGAAGAATTTATATTCTATGATATCTTTGCAG gacCATTTGCTGTTCTCTATGAACATTTCAATATGGTACTTCCAAATTGTTATGATGCCCTTGGTTTGATGCTAATGATACGCATAGTTCATGAGCACCAG ATGGTCATGTTCAGGCAGCGAATTCCATGCTTGGATTCATACCTCGACAAG GTTAATACTTCTTTGTGGTTTCGTTTCAAATTGGTACTTGGTATGCATCTCGACAGTCTACGAAATGGCAACATAAGGATATTATTGGAAGATGACGTCCATCCTCACTATGTGATGCAGCACTATGCTGAATTCATAGCATCCCTTGACGTAGAATCCCTTGTCAACATCGATGATCAACATGGAGATGGTCAG CTTGATTTGATCCTTGGAAGATTACAAATGGCAATTGATGACCTGCTCATTAAGCTTGCCAAAACTTTCACAAAGCCAAAGTTGCAAGCCACATTCCTGATAAACAACTATGATATGACAACTGCTGTACTGAAG GAAGAAATGCTGCTTGAGCATTTCAACGATCTAATCAAATTTGTGGAGTCACAAGACT CCGAAGAATCAAGCTCCAGTGCAGAGAAGCCTTTGCCTACTGATCTTGAACCGCTGGTGAGGGATTTTCTGAGCAGATGGAAAGCTGCTATAAAGTTGATGTACGAGGATGTCATCACAACTTTCAGCGACAGTTTGTGTAGAAAGATGATCCTGACTCTGGCTCACATTCAACTGACATCATATTACAAAAGGTTCAGAGAGTGTGCTAGGAGAATCGAAGGCTCCTTCAATGGTTCTTTTAACAGGGATATGTTTCCAGTACCTTACATATTTTATGAATTTAAGAGATATTTGAAGACCCTCTAG
- the LOC120271824 gene encoding vacuolar protein sorting-associated protein 52 A-like isoform X2: MGKLQLDIATSSDLIGVETKSTGLSLGGREPLKNGSAVFALGGRINILKEIDQPALIPHTAEENSQRYPYEVLFRSLHKLLMDTAASEYLFCGDFFGEEFIFYDIFAGPFAVLYEHFNMVLPNCYDALGLMLMIRIVHEHQMVMFRQRIPCLDSYLDKVNTSLWFRFKLVLGMHLDSLRNGNIRILLEDDVHPHYVMQHYAEFIASLDVESLVNIDDQHGDGQLDLILGRLQMAIDDLLIKLAKTFTKPKLQATFLINNYDMTTAVLKKAGLKCERTMTHCMHLAYSNGQIFVEEMLLEHFNDLIKFVESQDSEESSSSAEKPLPTDLEPLVRDFLSRWKAAIKLMYEDVITTFSDSLCRKMILTLAHIQLTSYYKRFRECARRIEGSFNGSFNRDMFPVPYIFYEFKRYLKTL; this comes from the exons ATGGGGAAATTACAGCTGGATATAGCAACTTCAAGTGATTTGATTGGAGTCGAGACCAAGAGCACAGGACTCTCCTTAGGAGGAAGAGAACCTTTGAAGAATGGTTCAGCTGTTTTTGCATTGGGTGGTAGGATTAATATTCTAAAG GAAATTGATCAGCCGGCATTGATCCCACATACAGCTGAAGAGAATTCTCAAAGATATCCATATGAAGTTTTGTTTAGGAGCTTGCACAAGCTTCTGATGGATACTGCTGCTTCTGA ATATCTGTTTTGTGGTGATTTCTTTGGAGAAGAATTTATATTCTATGATATCTTTGCAG gacCATTTGCTGTTCTCTATGAACATTTCAATATGGTACTTCCAAATTGTTATGATGCCCTTGGTTTGATGCTAATGATACGCATAGTTCATGAGCACCAG ATGGTCATGTTCAGGCAGCGAATTCCATGCTTGGATTCATACCTCGACAAG GTTAATACTTCTTTGTGGTTTCGTTTCAAATTGGTACTTGGTATGCATCTCGACAGTCTACGAAATGGCAACATAAGGATATTATTGGAAGATGACGTCCATCCTCACTATGTGATGCAGCACTATGCTGAATTCATAGCATCCCTTGACGTAGAATCCCTTGTCAACATCGATGATCAACATGGAGATGGTCAG CTTGATTTGATCCTTGGAAGATTACAAATGGCAATTGATGACCTGCTCATTAAGCTTGCCAAAACTTTCACAAAGCCAAAGTTGCAAGCCACATTCCTGATAAACAACTATGATATGACAACTGCTGTACTGAAG AAAGCAGGTTTAAAATGTGAAAGAACAATGACTCACTGTATGCATCTGGCATATAGCAACGGACAAATCTTTGTC GAAGAAATGCTGCTTGAGCATTTCAACGATCTAATCAAATTTGTGGAGTCACAAGACT CCGAAGAATCAAGCTCCAGTGCAGAGAAGCCTTTGCCTACTGATCTTGAACCGCTGGTGAGGGATTTTCTGAGCAGATGGAAAGCTGCTATAAAGTTGATGTACGAGGATGTCATCACAACTTTCAGCGACAGTTTGTGTAGAAAGATGATCCTGACTCTGGCTCACATTCAACTGACATCATATTACAAAAGGTTCAGAGAGTGTGCTAGGAGAATCGAAGGCTCCTTCAATGGTTCTTTTAACAGGGATATGTTTCCAGTACCTTACATATTTTATGAATTTAAGAGATATTTGAAGACCCTCTAG